A segment of the Brienomyrus brachyistius isolate T26 chromosome 4, BBRACH_0.4, whole genome shotgun sequence genome:
GATCATGTCGCTGTTTGCTGCTACTGGCGCCTTCTGGAACAAGTCAGATACGCTGAATGGGACCGGAGTCCAACAGGAGGTGGGCCGGAACTACAGCGCCCTGATGTACGCGCTGCTCATCTTAGTGGTGGTATTTGGGAACACACTGGTTTGCCTGGCGGTGCTGAGGGAGAGGGCCCTGCAGACCAGCACCAACTACCTGGTGGTCAGTCTTGCTGTTGCCGACCTGCTGGTGGCCATCCTGGTCATGCCCTGGGTGGTTTACCTGGAGGTGAGGGGGCACAGCTATCATCTTTTTACTGTGGTATTACTGAGCTTGAGATCCTGTAGATTAGACAATTTGCACAATCAGCTGCTGGGAATAAGCTGATAtccatcacttcctgtttaTTCACGCCTtcttgcatgcgtgtgtgaagGTGCTGGGGGGAGACTGGCCTTTCAGCCGGCTCTCCTGCAACATCTTCGTCACCCTGGACGTCATGATGTGCACAGCCAGCATCCTCAACCTGTGCGCTATTAGCATCGACAGGTAggtatatcccagcatgcactgctgcTGGGTGCCACACTGGTACCTGTGAAAGCGGCTCTGCTTGAAAGCGTCTTTCTGCAGGTACCTGGCAGTGGTGATGCCCCTCCTTTACACCGCCAGCCGCAAGTCCCGTAGTCGAGTGTCAGCCATGATCGCCACCGTTTGGATCCTCGCCTTTGCCGtgtcctgccccctgctgtttggATTCAACACCACAGGTGGGACAAGTGTCCTGAATGCCCCAGGGCCATGTACACACAGAAACAGCATTATGTGAATCTGGAGCGACCCTGTATTGTAGTGGGGTACAGCAGCAGCCACATGGTATAGATGTGCTCAGGGTCACTGTTGACTGTGCTTGTGTCCGCCAGACAAAGCCAGCACTTGTTCCATCTCGAACCCTGAGTTCGTCGTGTACTCCTCTGTGGTGTCCTTCTACCTGCCCTTTGTGGTCACTCTGCTGGTGTACATGCGCATCTACGTCTTCtttaagaggaggaggaggaggaggaggagaatgaCCAGCTGCAGGGCCAGAGTGAGAGTGCAGGTACGTGTACGAGTGACGGAGCAGCATATTGATGCTTGGGGGAGCAGTGAGCCTGCACACTGTGAGTGAAGTACTCTGGGCGCTGGGTATCCGGGACAGCGGCCCATATTTTCGAGATGGCAGCAGAGTACTGAGACAGACACAGTACAACGTGTGACACACAGGGCTGAGGGGGGAGGTCAGTGTAAGGGGAAGGAGAGAGCATGGAGACAGGGGCAGCGCATGCTAAGCGAGAGCCAATGAGGGCAGCTGACCGTAACACTGTCTCTCTCTACAGGAGGAGTCCGTTACGGAGAGAGAGATGTCCTCCATTAGGATCAATGTGGCGAGGAGGAccagagtgtgtttgtgtgtgtgtgtgtgtgtgcacattcaCTTTTGTGTTTAAAATCTTAAGCTGATCACACTGCAGTATTTGCATAGCTGATGAATTTCCTTGAATCTGCTACATCTACAGGATTTAACACCACACAAAAGTGGACCTTAGATGAAAAACTAGattcataaatgtttttctgccATTTTCAGCCTGTTACTTGCATATTCCCAGGTAACTCTGTTAAAATGAAACCCTGTATATTAACTTGTAAATTTCACTGCCTCATGTTCTTTTTATTTTGGTCATTTTGGCTGTTTGTTAGAAATAAAGATTGCATAGATCTGATAATCTAGATGCAGATGTGATGTCACACAGGTATCCCATGTAACATTTATTGTCTATTACTTCCTGTGATCCCTGCTTCCTTTCAGCGTGGGCCTCATTTCCTGGCCACTTGCCTGCTACACTGGATGCTCAGAAGCCCCACCATGGAGGACAGGCGGGCAGCAGAATCAGCGGACTCCTACAGTGTGAGCCAGGCATCGTTGCCGGGACAGGACATTGAGCTTCACCAGAGAGAGGCTCAGGAGGAGAGCTTGGCAGCAGAGAGCAAAAAGGAGGCAGACAAGAGGAGGTGGAAGGTAAAGAATCTACCCAACGGACAGACCCTGGTCTCTCTGCACACTGCCCATAGGGGTGGGAATGTGCAGACGCGGGAGAAGAAGGCGACACAGATGCTGGCCATCGTGCTGGGTGAGTTTGCCGAGGTCGTGTTAACATTGCGAATGGCCACGGCCATCTTTGCCATTTGACCGACGCTGAGGGACTCTTTGTAATCCAGGCGTTTTCCTCATCTGCTGGCTACCCTTCTTCGTGACCCACATCCTGAAAACTCACTGCACGGGCTGCCATGTGCCCGACCAGCTCTACAGTGCTGCCACCTGGCTGGGGTACGTCAACAGTGCTGTCAACCCCATCATCTACACAACGTTCAACGTCGAGTTCCGGCGCGCCTTCATCAAGATCCTCTCCTGCTGAGCATGGACCCACCCCTCTCCCCGCTGCTCGCCTGGGACAAACAGCCCGGATGACCGAAAATGGCATGTGACTCGCTCTTCTGGCCTGTGGGAACCAAGGACTTGGAGAAGGTCCCCAGTGATTGAATGTTTACCTGTGGAACGGAAGCTGAAATTCTCCAGAGCCTGGGGATCCTTACCCAGTCTGTTAAAAGACATCAACCCAGAGGAAAAGGGTGATGATAGTGCTGGAAGCTCATCAGGGCTGAGCCCACAAAACAGAGGGAggagagcgccccctgctgcctgGTGAGAACCTGCACCTTCTGCAGGATGACAGACAAGGACCTCACCTCATTACCCTCTAGGTGGTTTGTGCTTTTCTCTGTGTGTATTTTTTCTGCTAACCGGGGATCATACACAGCCTTCAAAAGACGGGTAATGGGAAGTAACTATGGGAACAGCCCCAAGGACAGGAAGTGACCACAGGAGGTTCCTTGTGACATTAACGGCCCTGGAACATGAATAGTCATACACAGTAGGAATCACTGATCAAAAATATCACATCTCAAAGGGAGACATCTCTGGCCTTCCAGAGAGACCTGCCGGGTGCCTGATGGCCATCATGGGCTGCTTAACACCATGGGCTGTGGGGGGTTTGGAGTCAGCTAGACTCCCCGCTTTGATGTGTTTGGCAATAAAATGTTATATGCATGTTGACCACAGGCACTATGTGATGCCATCACTGACACAGACCAGCATCCATAATGATATCTATGGCCTCCACGCGCTTTCCGAAGAGGACATGTGGCTGCTTACAGATCACACCTCATGCTCTGTCACCGTTGGGCTTTGCTGACCTCGGCTTACTCCTCCCTCCTGGCGTGCTCATTGATCTGTGCTGCTCAAATGCCTCTCCAAAATTGGCCAATGAGGACAGACGCTCTGTTCCCAATCTCACACACCAATACCTGACAGGGAGAAGGTTTTTGTCAGCTCAGCACCCGCTATTCACAGCCAAACCAGCCCGTGGTACCACACCCTGGGCGCCTCCTACTGGTCAAGCATCAGTACTACTACAGTAATTTATTTTCTAAGAACAAGTATCCGCCAGTGCATGGCCACCACACACACGTAACGCATGGCTGTCCGCATACCACCCCAGCTTTACCGCTTACGGTTAAATCTGACTGAAGGGCAGAGGTCTCTGTGAAGACAGAGGGTGATGAATGCTGCTGTTTTTTGAACATTTTAATTAGACTCTGCTCCAAGTCCAGCCACAATCTTTATTTGACATGAATGTCTGCAAACTCAGCCTCAGTAAATCTGGCGGCAGGTAATTCTAACTGCTCTGTGCACCTACAGTATGAATCGTTAAGGCTGCCCTCCATTGGCTGCACAACAAACACAGACATGCCTTGGGGAACCCAGGTTACTGTATGACTTACAGCACTGTCACTGGATTCAGGGGACCCAGCAAATCAGGCCTTAACCTCTTAAGGTTGCTGAGGTGTCCTGAATCCCAGCACTGCCACATTCCTCACTTTGATGCAATAATACACCAAGAAAAAccatttaaaatgttattgGGCACCTTAAATGCCTTAAGATGTGTTCTCACCCTGGTTGAGCTCACAGCAGATGCACAGATCACGGAGGTGAGGGATTTGTAGGACTCGCCGCACACATTCTACTGGTCCGTGTGCATCGGCCCATGAAAATAATGCTGATTAGTTCCTCTGTGGACACGAAACTGATGCACAGTGTGCAATTTGGAAATGACAGACAGCAGGAAAGGGGCTGAGAGCTTTCAGAGTCATCCCTGCGGTCCGTAATGTCAGCAGTCTGTCGGAGATCAGAGGAAGCCATCACAAGCGCAAGCAGACACTCCCCAGAAAGACAGACGTCCAGCAGAGCTGCTGAGCACAGATTACACCCCCAAGCTGCTCAATGAGGCACTTTCCAGCAAGACAGACGCACAGTAAATGGTTGAAGATGGCAGCACAGTGCCCCCCCAGACAGGGTTGACCGTTTGCCAGCATTAGAACACTTTGCTCAGCATTCTGCCTGGTTTTCAGCTTCCTGTTGAATTACTCTCCCCACACAAGCCTCACTGTGGCGAAATGAACTCCTAGCATAACATCCCACTGTCCAGCGTGCACTAgcggagctgacaggaaaagaGGGAGCCTGACCCTCATCGTCACTCCAGCCCAGAAGAGAGCCTATCACCAGCATCACCCCTTATTCAGCCGAGACCATAAAACATTCACACAATCACAGGTGCTTTCATCCTTTTTCGCTGTAAAAACCATTTACTTCACAATCAGTAGTAAACCAGAAAATCAGGTGACATTTTATTAATCATTTAAAACAGTTCATAAGTCGGTAAAAATGCTAAAAGCATGGTCACTGTACACCTGGGGGCGGGGACCCACATCCAAAGCCCCGCCCCGAGACCCCTGCCCCCTCACTAGCCGCTCCTACTGCGTCCCAGCACCTTGCCTTTCAGGGCCTCAAAGTGACCACTCTCCAGCGCCCTCCGCAGGGCAGAGAAGAAGCCACCATAGTGTGCCAGGTTGTGCAGCATCAGCAGCACACCAGCTAGCAGCTCCTTGGTGACCAGCAGATGGTGCAGGTACGCCCTCTTGTGGTTCTGACAGCAATAACACTCACACCCTTCCACCAAGGGGCGGAAGTCATCCCGGTACCTGCAAGTCAGACAGACAAAATACGGATGCTAAGTTGCATgacaacacacacccccccccccccccccccccaagtgaaaCAAAAGTGCAGGCACTCACTTCTCCTCTTTCAGATTCATCTCAAAGCAGGTCATCTGCTGCAGGTCTGCCGGCTCCTCAGAGTCCTTCATAAGCTCCCGAGTCTCTGCGACTCCATTCTCCTCCTGCTCTGCACAGAGCCACAGATCTCATCATGCAACACTCAGACCCAAGATCACATCATACCAGTCGGCCTGTGCTCAAACCAGCCACATCCACCACCAAGTATGACCAAACTGTAAAGGCATATACATCctgacctgcagggggcaccctACCTTTGCTCTCAGGATCAAAGTTGACATTGAAGTCAAAGTTGAGGGCACAGCCCCGCTCGGTCACCAGAAAGGGGAAGAAGCCCTCAAAGAGATCGACACCCAACTCCACACATGCCAGCACCTCATCAGGACGGCCAACACCCTGGAGCAGCCTgcaatacgcacacacacacacacacacacacacacacacacacacacacacatagcactGGAGTAACCAATCATATGACCAGGAAAGCCAGCAGCACAGTTCATATACATGTGACTCTGCTACTCCTCCTGTAGTGGATCTATGCCAACGCAGCACCGCTTGCAGTAGTGAgcccacagccacacacacctgGGCTTATCCTGGGGCAGCTCTCTGGTTACTGCGACAATCAGCTGGTGCTGCAGCTCCTGTTCCATGGCCCTTGAGTGGAAGCCGTCCAGGACGAAGCCGCTGACGGGCCTCTTAGCCGTCTCCCGCGCTGAGTGCAGCCGCTCCTCCAGAACGTCGCCTCCCTCGATCACACCAAAGATGTGGGCCTCAGCCAGCTCCTGGGTGAGGGGGGGCACACTGCTCAGCACCATCGCGGGGTTCCCGGGCCCACACCACAGTGACAGGGGCTGACGGGGTACCTGAGCCTTGTGATGCAGCTGCAGACACTCGTCCAGGAAAGCCAGTGTCCGCTCCACGGACTTGCGGATCCTCTTTAGCGAAGTGCCGGCCTGCTGCGTGTCTCCGTCCGCCAGGCTCTGGTACCAGTCAGGCCGAACGGCAGCCTGAAGTGCCATGTAGCGCTGGACAGTGAGTTCGATGCGGCCACCGCTGCTCCATATGGACACGGTCTGTGGGCCGTACGTGCGTGTCAGAGGGTGCCGTGTCCAGTCGGAGCACAGTGGCCCAAGCACAGAGAGCCCTCACCTTGTTGGTATTGTAGCCAGAGGGGCACAGGGTTGCGGGGTCATGCAGTGAGCAGAAGAGCGGCGTGTTGTGGAGACCTGCAGGAAAGATGCCAGCCACATGGCTCAGCGGCGCCATCAAGCTGCCGGAGGATCTGCACACACCCATGGGGATTTTGCGGCCAGACTGTATTCATCTTTTAATCACTCTATTCTTCATCTcacttcataacacacagactgcACTGTGATGAGatcacagacaaacagacaatgGTGTATGATACCTGCAAATTTAGCTGCACCCTCTTGGAAGGACTCTAGCACCTCCTGATGCTCAGCCCTAGAAAAGCGAGTGAGGGACGCTGATGGTAAAAGGCATCATCTATATGAAATGTGCATCacatctgtatgtgtgtataatgATGCACTGATTATGAGAATGTTTGTGTGCATccttgtaattattacatttgggggaccagatttccccacaatATGTTAAAACCCgtaacttgtattttgtttggcgaCTTATGGGGCAGGGTGGGAGTTAAGGTAGTCATAATTGGGAttttagggttatgcccatagaagtTATTGGTGagcccccataaagatatgaataagtggagtgtgtctgtgggtgtgtgggTGCGCGCGGGTGCTCACACGGAGGCCAGAGGCAGCAGGGCGCCGGCGGGCAGTGCCCCTAGTGTCCTAAGCGTATCTTGCGTAAGATGCGGCACAGAGCAACAGCGTGTGTACAGCAGGCACCCCGGCAGCTCTATGCTGTGCTGCCCTCCCACGCCCAGCCCGCTGAGGATCCCCAGCCGAGCGCCCCGCACCAGCCGGCGAAGCTCCAGCTTCATGCTACTTTCCTAAAGGGGGAGGAGAGGCACGGTCAGAGCGCGTCAGACAGCGGCTCGCTCCGCGCAGAAAAGCCCCTCCTTGTTTATCGGCTTGTAACGGCGGTTATCATCACTTCTTAAGagcagggctgccaactttggtcagctggctggaataAAATTTTGAAgtctacacacacatgcatatgatgtagctaattttaggtttataatggaataatatcgaCATGCCGTAAGACTTCCTGCGTGAGTGTTACACCAGATGCCCGAGAGCTGGCAACTCTAACCGGCACAGGGACACAGGCAGGTATTTAGAACACATTAACTCTGCCGTAAACGATGCACCAAAAATCCAATAAGAAAATGCggcaataaataataacaaaaagaaTCAGCTAATCGAAATGAATGAAAAACAGCGAATTAAACCAAACTCACCCAGCTCGAACGGGTTCACGTGTAACACCACTCGACGCACGATTATGAGCATGCGCATTAGCAACGCCCGCTTTTTACATCATCAACAATTGTCCAAGCAGTCGCGAATGGGAAAAGTCTCTGGTTCACGACTGGCAGAAACAAAGGCAACATTTGCCTGGTTGTTAGAGGTCTAATAATAGGACTAATATAACTGAGTGACATTTTGAAGACATATTGCTAATAATGTATTTACAACTTCAAGTTCAAGACGTTGTGCGAGACGTCGTTGCTATGGTTACTCCTTAACGCTTTAGTCTTGCCTAAATCTGTGACTTGTAGTTCTGTTATTGTTTTAAACATGGGAATTACAGCGAATGGATCGTCATTTTGACTACAATACCCAGGACGCCACATCGAGCTACATTACCGATGGTACTTCGGAACCGATAGCGCACCGGTTCCTTTTTCGTGAATCTAGCTCTTCTTTAAAATATCTTTGTATCTCTGTATCTTTAAAAATACTGCACACAAATTCCAGAAAGCAGAGGCAAAAGAACCTCAAGCCACATGGCACATTTCGTACCGAAGCCGGACCTCTTTCGCTGGAAGAGGATCACCAAGAATGAAACGCATACTAAGGTAAAGAAACATCTTTTGAATGAATACCAGTAGTTTTCTGCTTCCACCAGAAACAAAGTAATTTCGGCCAAATCATCGTCTAGTACATTACGTTTCGGTTTCGTTTAATTCCAAAACTAGGCGAAGGTGAACAGAGATGACATTGAGCAATGGAGGCAGGTAAGAACGAACTTTTAATTGTTCCCTACTAAAGTGTCAAAGAAAGGGGTATTATGCCACATGAGCATCTCGGCATGAGGTCTGTCTACTGGGGGGGGCATGTTCACGTGTTCAGATCCCCGTTTGCCTTTAGCTGTCCCTCTGTAAATACACCCCCGCTGGTCGCGATGGTGCCGAGCAGGGTTAGGACTGTCACTGTGGTCCCGCAGACGGTGGAGTCCGCCTCGCAGCTGGCCATATCCCAGGTGCTCTGCGGCAGGCGGAGAGAAGTGCCCCGCGTGGGTAGGAGTGGCCAGGCCATAGCTCTGCGTAACCAGGGGCAGCTCCGTGATCACGATGCCGCCTTCAGCGAAGGTAGGCTTGTGCATGTCTGCGCCTGTCTTATTTAAACACAGGTCAGATGGCACCCTCACGAGTCCTGCCCTCTACAGCCCAGGCTCTGCTGAGTGACTGGATGAACAGCAAACTGCGACTGGAGCTGGAGGTGGGAGAGGATGAGGATGAGAGAGACACTGACAGCCCGATGTCACCTTCTGAACAGCCGGGATTTCTGCAGTACACCAATTTTGATGGTTAAGTGGAAGAGCAATTGCACACATTaagcacgcacatacacacactcgcacacaaaGCTGCAGCACTTGCCTCTCACACCTCCTTCTGTTTTGTTTAGACCTGCACTCACACCTGGAGCAGGAAGCAGACAGctccacagcacacacactcttgCAGGAGCTCATGCAGAGGACAGCAGTGGATTGTGGGATACTAGAAGAATCCCTTCTGAATAcggagagagagaagaggaagCAGACAGACCCGCGCGTCACCATGGAGATCCGTCATCAGCAGGTTCGAGAGAGACGGACATGGCTGGATGCTGAACGGGAGCAGAGATACAGAGAGGAGGCATTGACGAGGgaagggaggagagagagagggaggaaggaGGGGAGTAGAGAGGCACACCAGCAGGACAGGAGGAGGCAGGAGGCTCTGCTGGAACAGGAGGTGGTGCGTTTGCGTAAAGAAATGGAGGAGAAGAGGAGTTTGGAGCAGCGGATGAGGTACAGTACCCAGAAACCCCTTCTCTGGCTGGTCCAGCCAACGTTCTGGTTCTATTCCATACATGGAGGCCATAAGACTGTGCTGTGCTCTggcagggagcaggagaggatgaACAGGAACAGGTCAAACCATGTCTCCTCCCTGTCTGACCCGGGCCTCTCCCAGCACTCCCAGAATTCCCAGTCTAGTATGCAGCAGGACTGGCAGCGGCTGCACAGGATGCAGGTGGCAGAGGCCAAAGCCCAGCTGCAGGGGCTGCGGGTGCGTGTTCGGTCGCGTGTGCGTGATCAGCTGCGGAGGCGGAGTCCCGCTGATGCCCATTCATTGCCCCTTCTCTCTATGTCAGTATTTGCAGAGCCACTTCTCAGCCTGGCACCAGACGGTGCTGCAGCAGCGCCTGCGCATGGGCAAGGCGGCGGCTCTCTCTGATTGGAAGAAGCAGCAGAGAGCATGGCGTGCCTGGCGTCTGCGGGTGTGGCAGCAGCAGGCACGGCGAGAGGCTGAGGGGGCAGAGGAAGAGCTCCGCGCTGACAGCAGGTAGGAGGGCTGGCTGCAGCATCAAAGTGGGGCCCACAGCACCAACAGCAGCATCCGGCAAGGCCCTGACCACAATGTCTGCGTGTAATACCTCAGGTGCTGCCAGGTGGCACTGGAGAGTAACCGACGTCGGCTGCTGAGGCGGGGCCTGGCAGAGTGGCAGGCCTGGTGCTGTGCTCGGCAGCAGCAGAGGGATCTGCAACTGGGGCGGGAGGAGACGCGGCGCAAGATGGCTGCCTTGGTCAGTGCGGCAGCAGCGGGAaagctgggaggggggcagccttTGGCTCCACCCTCAAGACCTGCAGCGATGCACTCCACGAGGCAGGTGAGTGGGAGGACCACCTGTCTCACCTTTAGCATTATCATCGTCAGAGGGGGTAAGGGCTCTTTGTTGCTCCTTACAGGCAGGGGACGCTGATGTCCTACCCACACAGCACAGTGCCCCCTGTTGGCTGGACGGGGATGCGCTGGGCAATGGGCTAATTTGCCAACAACAGCAGGAGGGCATCAGCATTAAGCAGTCTGTCCAGAAGGAGGAGAGTCAGAAGCAGAGAATGCTAGGATTGAAGCGGGAAGCCAATCAGGAGCAGGACACCGAAGGGTCCAGGTAACTGTGACCATGCTTTCAAACCAGATCAGTGAAGACCATTGTGATTCATTGCTAACCAGGGCAGTAATTTCACATACAGCAAGCAGAGGTTCCTGAGGCAAACCAGAATCTCCCGAGcagtacccagaatcctccaggttCCCTCTACCCATCCCCACCCTGTGGTCAGAGGTCAGTTACTGTCTCCTTCACCTGTAGGGAACAGAGTAAATATTATACCTCACAGAGGTCTAACACATTGTGTCGCCTCCAAGCTATGGAACAGCGTGCCAAGCTGCGGGCAGAGCGACAGAGGGAGGTGCAagagatgaggaagaggagggaggaGGAACAGCTTGTGAGTGAAGCACCGTCCTCCTCAGTGGGGTGAAGTCCGCATCTACTCAAGCTACCTGACCCCTCTGTCTGCTCCCAGAAGCAGCTGAGAGCAGCAGAGGAGGCACAACAgagggaagaggaggaggagaagcaggCTGTGCTGGAAAGGAAGAGggagcagaggaggcaggagaggGAAGTACGTGTAATGcagcagggggggggcagaggggccTTGCTGAGTAAGCCAGCGATACACGTCCAACTGGATGAATAATCAGGAGAAGCATGTTTGTACATCTGTCACCTCGTTTACCTCCTCAATCCCCTAACCCAAGGGTAGTGCCTCCCACTGACCCCCCCTACCAACCAGAAAGAGGAACATCTCTGATAACAGTAATGTGTGTACTGCTCACACGTGCCCCCTAGAGGCAGCTGGAGCgccagcacagggcagagagAAGCCGCCAGCTGAGTGCCAAGGCGCTGCAGTACCGCTGTCGTGCCCTGCTGCTGCTTCACGGCCTGGCACCATGGCGACGGCTGCTGGAGCTCCGGCGCTGCCAGGagcaggtgagtccaggcatCGAGACTcagctccccccctcccccatccccccccccacgtctgaaggctctccctctcccctcccAGCTGGCCATAGAGCACCATGGCCGCTCGGTCCAGAGGGCATTCCTGCTCTCCTGGGTTCGACTTATGAGTGAGTGCCAGGCTGAGAGGGAGGCGCGTGCCGACCACTTCCACAAGCACCTCCTGCTACGGAGGGGCCTTGGAGGCTGGCTGAAAGTGAGCAGGCACGCAgacgcacacagtcacacacgggTGTGCgcagtcacacacagacatgtgcAGTCATACAGCCTCGGGCAGACATGCTCGGACATGTACGCAGTCACACACACTCCGACCTTTCCACCCTGACTCCCGCTTCGGGCCCAGCTGAAGAACCTGGCCTTGACCCAGACGCTGCGAGCTGATGAGTTCTTCCGTCTTGGGACCCTGAGGAAGACACTGGCAGCGCTGCTGGTTCACATGACCCGAGAAAAGCTGGTTGCCTGCGAGCAGGAACGCCGAGCCTCGGAGTACAGTGACAGGTGAGCCCGAGGTCACGTATGGGGGATGTCATATGATGTGTATATGACTGGCTTCCTCCTGCAGGCGGGTTGTGCAGCGCTGCGTCCAGGCCTGGCAGACCCTCCCCGGGCTGCTGCGTAGGGAGCGGGAGAGAGAGCAGCGGCGATGCCGGCTGCGCAAGCGGGTGGCTGAGATTCTGCCCGACTTCAGGGCCTTGTCCGCAGCAACTTCCTGGGACCTGGGGGTCCCAAGCCACTCTGACTTTTGACCCCCAGCAGCTGGCAGTTCGACTAAAGACACAAGCTGTTTTCAAAGCACACTGCTGATTTATTAGACTGGCAGGATACAAAGCagaaaggacccccccccccaagagcgGAGGTGACTGTGGGATATCCATGTCAGGGCCAGGCTGCAGATCCTTCTCTCTCGTATGAAGGTGCCACGCTGTGTCTCATGGCAGCATAGAACGACACACATGAGCTGCGTGGACCTTCCCGATGAGCTGCATCTCCACAGACTTTCAAAAAAGGCACTAACTCGGGGGAGAACGTCAGAAAGTGTGTGCAGAGAAACCACAGGATTACGCCCCAGCACCATTTCCATGTAATGAGCAGCAGCAGCTGGCCTGTGTGTGGCTCATGGATCATGTGACCAGGACTGGGGAAGGGGGTGCTATGATGCCAAGATCATAATGCCAATAAAACCAGCTCTCAAAATGACTCGTATGGCTCCTCTATTCCACACAACATACTGAAGCAAGCAGTATCAGGATGTGACGCTGTGCAGCGATCTGGTCAACACCAGAAGTGGTACAACAACAAAGTCCAGAGCAGTTCGCACCAGCAGGCAGGGGGCTCTACACCACATCAGGGAGACCTGGGAACATGGGCTCCAACGACAGGTGCATGGTGAGGAACTCGAGCCAGTTGGTACGGAAGCCGCGCGTATGCAGCCCTGTGTCGACAAGCAGGCCCCAGAGGCGCGTGCGGCCCGTCTTCTCTCGCAGGGCCAGGCGAGCCTCCCGTTCTGTTACGTTGTAACTGATGTTGATGACTTGCAACACCAGCAGGTGGAACAGCCCCCCTGTCACCACACTGCTGTACCAGGCACAAGTGAAGCACAGCGCTGTGCTGTGGACAAACAGAGAACTGCAATTACTTAAGCTGAGCAGGAGATGCCTTGATAATTGTGAGGTCGCAGGGAACAGGACAGTGAGGTGTAATGTCTGCAGTGAAACAACTGTACACTGGGCCCTAGGGTAAAAATGggccattgccccccccccaccaaattcACACCTAGGGCCTACTCATGCCCTTGCAATAGCTGCAGATGATGGAATTTAAGCAGACTTCAAATAtcatacccatcatgcactgtagTAGTTAGCAAATTCCAcaaacatgctttttttttgttaaatatacGCCTCGACAACA
Coding sequences within it:
- the ccdc191 gene encoding coiled-coil domain-containing protein 191 isoform X3; translated protein: MPHEHLGMRSVYWGGHVHVFRSPFAFSCPSVNTPPLVAMVPSRVRTVTVVPQTVESASQLAISQVLCGRRREVPRVGRSGQAIALRNQGQLRDHDAAFSEAQALLSDWMNSKLRLELEVGEDEDERDTDSPMSPSEQPGFLQYTNFDDLHSHLEQEADSSTAHTLLQELMQRTAVDCGILEESLLNTEREKRKQTDPRVTMEIRHQQVRERRTWLDAEREQRYREEALTREGRRERGRKEGSREAHQQDRRRQEALLEQEVVRLRKEMEEKRSLEQRMREQERMNRNRSNHVSSLSDPGLSQHSQNSQSSMQQDWQRLHRMQVAEAKAQLQGLRYLQSHFSAWHQTVLQQRLRMGKAAALSDWKKQQRAWRAWRLRVWQQQARREAEGAEEELRADSRCCQVALESNRRRLLRRGLAEWQAWCCARQQQRDLQLGREETRRKMAALVSAAAAGKLGGGQPLAPPSRPAAMHSTRQAGDADVLPTQHSAPCWLDGDALGNGLICQQQQEGISIKQSVQKEESQKQRMLGLKREANQEQDTEGSSKQRFLRQTRISRAVPRILQVPSTHPHPVVRAMEQRAKLRAERQREVQEMRKRREEEQLKQLRAAEEAQQREEEEEKQAVLERKREQRRQERERQLERQHRAERSRQLSAKALQYRCRALLLLHGLAPWRRLLELRRCQEQLAIEHHGRSVQRAFLLSWVRLMSECQAEREARADHFHKHLLLRRGLGGWLKLKNLALTQTLRADEFFRLGTLRKTLAALLVHMTREKLVACEQERRASEYSDRRVVQRCVQAWQTLPGLLRREREREQRRCRLRKRVAEILPDFRALSAATSWDLGVPSHSDF